Proteins co-encoded in one Lasioglossum baleicum chromosome 3, iyLasBale1, whole genome shotgun sequence genomic window:
- the LOC143207478 gene encoding putative cytochrome P450 6a13, with the protein MLLETWMLTEIVGALILIITGLYIYYKLFVFTFWRKKGVYNVEPTFPTGNMLPLLTGKLSSAEFFKNAYEQHKKHRLLGVYMLHRPYLILTDPNLIRDVLAKEFSNFHDRGMFCNPETDPLSGNLFQLPGKKWRNLRVKLTPTFTSGKIKQIFPILKETGDTLNKFFDRKVESKESIDVKDIFTRYSLDVIMSTAFGMTCDSINNPNNEFRYWSKKVFEPKLLWNGLVFFAPQVFDLFSMPYNERSVTKFFTTMFRDTIEHRQSHDIIRKDFLNLLMQLMKDGYVDPDDESANRKIDANAMENKLSLAEATAQAYVFYIAGFETTSTSITYCLYELAKRQDIQDKLRDEIRTVVKKHGGITYSGLNDMPYLHKVVSETLRKYPALSVLNRICTKETTLETTNVNIPVGTPLIIPVYGLHWDPEIYPEPEKFDPERFSEENIKSRHPYVYLPFGEGPRICIGLRFGMVQVKVAIVNTLLNHRVKPTPNTPDNFEYLGGTLLLIPKGGVHLYIETVP; encoded by the exons ATGTTACTGGAGACGTGGATGTTAACTGAAATTGTTGGTGCACTGATTCTCATAATCACtggtttatacatatattataaactTTTCGTCTTTACTTTCTGGCGTAAAAAGGGAGTATATAATGTGGAACCAACGTTCCCTACTGGTAACATGTTGCCACTTCTGACTGGTAAATTATCAAGTG ctgaatttttcaaaaatgcttACGAACAACACAAGAAGCATCGCCTTCTCGGCGTATACATGTTGCACAGGCCGTATTTAATACTGACCGATCCCAACCTGATCCGAGATGTATTAGCGAAGGAATTCTCAAATTTCCACGATCGCGGAATGTTCTGCAATCCAGAAACAGACCCGTTGTCGGGCAATCTATTCCAACTGCCTGGGAAAAAGTGGAGGAATCTGAGGGTGAAATTGACGCCGACTTTCACGTCCGGAAAGATCAaacaaatatttccgattttgaAAGAAACCGGAGACACGCTGAACAAATTCTTTGACCGCAAAGTCGAATCGAAAGAATCGATCGACGTGAAAGACATTTTCACAAG ATATTCCCTTGACGTCATTATGTCGACAGCTTTTGGGATGACTTGCGACAGTATTAACAATCCGAACAACGAGTTTCGTTATTGGTCGAAGAAGGTATTCGAGCCGAAACTTCTTTGGAACGGTCTTGTCTTTTTCGCGCCGCaggttttcgatttattttcgatGCCGTACAACGAGCGGAGCGTCACAAAATTTTTCACTACCATGTTTCGAGACACAATAGAGCACCGGCAATCCCACGATATCATCAGGAAAGATTTTCTGAATTTGTTGATGCAACTGATGAAAGATGGATACGTTGATCCAGACGATGAGTCCGCCAATCGAAAGATTGATGCAA ATGCTATGGAGAACAAATTATCGCTCGCAGAAGCTACGGCCCAAGCTTACGTCTTTTATATAGCCGGATTCGAGACAACGTCGACATCAATCACGTACTGTTTATACGAACTAGCAAAACGTCAAGATATTCAAGATAAACTGCGCGATGAGATTCGAACTGTTGTTAAAAAACATGGCGGTATTACATATAGCGGTCTGAATGACATGCCATATCTACACAAAGTAGTCTCAG AAACTCTGAGGAAATATCCGGCGCTTAGTGTTCTAAATCGCATCTGTACGAAGGAAACGACATTGGAGACCACGAACGTGAACATCCCTGTGGGAACTCCTCTAATAATACCTGTTTATGGTCTCCATTGGGATCCGGAAATATATCCAGAACCAGAGAAGTTTGATCCAGAACGTTTCAGCGAGGAAAACATTAAATCTAGACATCCGTATGTTTATCTGCCTTTCGGGGAGGGGCCAAGGATATGCATAG GTTTACGATTTGGAATGGTGCAAGTGAAAGTCGCTATAGTAAATACGCTGCTGAATCATAGGGTAAAACCTACACCAAACACACCAGATAACTTTGAATATCTAGGTGGTACTCTACTTCTAATACCAAAAGGGGGTGTGCATTTATATATCGAAACTGTACCATGA
- the LOC143207479 gene encoding uncharacterized protein LOC143207479 produces MKKVVLLLSCLCLAHGGPTKKQVLDSQLGGYDYEYAQREPSLGLSDSASYLDAEPGPPAAALAPARAPLKPGFSVGGPLSSIAKGAAEQAHTQLSNQQQAAGQAAYVAKNTLAQAAAASAATAAAALAGKQIVVQGLEQQSRDAHVAVDGENLQLQQAERSANAARTSAKQAMHQLQVITAALNAAQTTADRAAQAAAEAAAELAAQTTMLGQAKARAETVDEQLTAARLDYESTENAAEKAATAAAAAQNNAQAAAASVADSAGNSALLSHQPVEATPPVKLPQNTPIRQPIIVDPREGLQESALLSGGALKQTAGLLSAGALKESGGLLASEPLGPGPLQASGPLLGQGQLLGGHLQGPLQGPLQGQLQGPLQGQLHGSLEGSLRGPLQGPLVGPGSLQEAGHLRGPSGLLSAAALQKAGGLGGLGGLDERGALLASGAAAEAAGLRASNGLFRSELITLANSLPADGYDAKGYRY; encoded by the exons ATGAAGAAAGTAGTGCTATTACTAAGCTGTCTTTGCCTAGCACACGGTGGTCCAACAAAAAAGCAAGTGTTGGACTCACAATTAGGTGGTTACGACTACGAGTATGCCCAACGTGAGCCATCATTAGGCCTGTCGGACTCGGCATCATATTTGGACGCGGAGCCAGGACCACCAGCAGCGGCGCTAGCTCCGGCTCGAGCTCCTTTGAAACCAGGATTTAGCGTGGGCGGTCCTTTATCCAGCATCGCGAAAGGCGCAGCGGAGCAGGCTCACACTCAGTTGAGCAACCAGCAACAGGCTGCGGGACAGGCCGCGTACGTTGCGAAAAACACGTTGGCGCAAGCGGCGGCTGCATCGGCCGCCACTGCAGCCGCTGCACTTGCTGGCAAGCAGATCGTGGTGCAGGGCCTGGAACAACAGTCGAGGGATGCCCACGTGGCGGTGGACGGCGAGAATTTGCAGTTGCAGCAGGCGGAACGCTCGGCAAATGCAGCACGCACTTCCGCGAAGCAGGCGATGCATCAGCTGCAG GTAATCACGGCAGCTTTGAACGCAGCTCAGACTACGGCGGACCGCGCCGCACAGGCTGCGGCTGAAGCTGCGGCTGAATTGGCTGCTCAAACCACCATGTTGGGCCAGGCTAAGGCGCGAGCTGAAACTGTTGACGAGCAGCTAACTGCTGCACGTTTGGACTACGAAAGCACGGAAAATGCAGCTGAAAAGGCCGCGACCGCAGCTGCAGCCGCGCAGAACAATGCACAAGCTGCAGCTGCTAGCGTGGCCGACAGTGCTGGAAACTCTGCGCTTTTGAGCCATCAACCCGTTGAAGCTACACCGCCAGTGAAACTACCCCAGAACACGCCTATCAGACAGCCCATCATCGTCGATCCTCGCGAAGGTCTTCAGGAATCTGCTCTCCTCTCTGGTGGAGCCCTCAAACAAACTGCTGGTCTCCTTTCAGCTGGTGCGTTGAAGGAGTCGGGCGGTCTCCTCGCGTCAGAACCTCTTGGACCCGGTCCTCTTCAGGCTTCAGGTCCGCTTCTCGGCCAAGGACAGCTACTAGGTGGTCATCTTCAAGGTCCTCTTCAAGGTCCCCTTCAAGGTCAACTTCAAGGTCCCCTTCAAGGTCAACTTCACGGCTCCCTTGAAGGCTCCCTTCGAGGCCCTCTTCAAGGTCCTCTTGTCGGACCCGGCTCGCTACAGGAAGCTGGCCACCTTCGAGGACCCTCAGGTCTTCTATCGGCTGCTGCTCTGCAAAAAGCCGGTGGTCTTGGAGGTCTCGGCGGTCTCGATGAACGTGGTGCTCTCCTAGCTTCCGGAGCGGCTGCGGAAGCTGCCGGTCTTCGCGCATCCAATGGACTCTTTCGGTCCGAACTGATTACTCTAGCGAACTCCTTACCTGCTGACGGCTACGACGCCAAAGGCTACCGCTACTAG